A genomic window from Nomascus leucogenys isolate Asia chromosome 10, Asia_NLE_v1, whole genome shotgun sequence includes:
- the CAND1 gene encoding cullin-associated NEDD8-dissociated protein 1 isoform X2 — protein sequence MKFIYVSYISLIAPSLGPLVSKVKEYQVETIVDTLCTNMLSDKEQLRDISSIGLKTVIGELPPASSGSALAANVCKKITGRLTSAIAKQEDVSVQLEALDIMADMLSRQGGLLVNFHPSILTCLLPQLTSPRLAVRKRTIIALGHLVMSCGNIVFVDLIEHLLSELSKNDSMSTTRTYIQCIAAISRQAGHRIGEYLEKIIPLVVKFCNVDDDELREYCIQAFESFVRRCPKEVYPHVSTIINICLKYLTYDPNYNYDDEDEDENAMDADGGDDDDQGSDDEYSDDDDMSWKVRRAAAKCLDAVVSTRHEMLPEFYKTVSPALISRFKEREENVKADVFHAYLSLLKQTRPVQSWLCDPDAMEQGETPLTMLQSQVPNIVKALHKQMKEKSVKTRQCCFNMLTELVNVLPGALTQHIPVLVPGIIFSLNDKSSSSNLKIDALSCLYVILCNHSPQVFHPHVQALVPPVVACVGDPFYKITSEALLVTQQLVKVIRPLDQPSSFDATPYIKDLFTCTIKRLKAADIDQEVKERAISCMGQIICNLGDNLGSDLPNTLQIFLERLKNEITRLTTVKALTLIAGSPLKIDLRPVLGEGVPILASFLRKNQRALKLGTLSALDILIKNYSDSLTAAMIDAVLDELPPLISESDMHVSQMAISFLTTLAKVYPSSLSKISGSILNELIGLVRSPLLQGGALSAMLDFFQALVVTGTNNLGYMDLLRMLTGPVYSQSTALTHKQSYYSIAKCVAALTRACPKEGPAVVGQFIQDVKNSRSTDSIRLLALLSLGEVGHHIDLSGQLELKSVILEAFSSPSEEVKSAASYALGSISVGNLPEYLPFVLQEITSQPKRQYLLLHSLKEIISSASVVGLKPYVENIWALLLKHCECAEEGTRNVVAECLGKLTLIDPETLLPRLKGYLISGSSYARSSVVTAVKFTISDHPQPIDPLLKNCIGDFLKTLEDPDLNVRRVALVTFNSAAHNKPSLIRDLLDTVLPHLYNETKVRKELIREVEMGPFKHTVDDGLDIRKAAFECMYTLLDSCLDRLDIFEFLNHVEDGLKDHYDIKMLTFLMLVRLSTLCPSAVLQRLDRLVEPLRATCTTKVKANSVKQEFEKQDELKRSAMRAVAALLTIPEAEKSPLMSEFQSQISSNPELAAIFESIQKDSSSTNLESMDTS from the exons atgaaattcatttatgtttcatatatatctcTTATAGCCCCAAG TCTTGGCCCTTTAGTGAGTAAAGTGAAAGAATACCAAGTAGAGACAATTGTAGATACCCTCTGCACTAACATGCTTTCTGATAAAGAACAACTTCGAGACATTTCAAGTATTGGTCTTAAAACAGTAATTGGAGAACTTCCTCCAGCTTCCAGTG GCTCTGCATTAGCTGCTAATGTATGTAAAAAGATTACTGGACGTCTTACCAGTGCAATAGCAAAACAGGAAGATGTTTCTGTTCAGCTAGAAGCCTTGGATATTATGGCTGATATGTTGAGCAG gcaaGGAGGACTTCTTGTTAATTTCCATCCTTCAATTCTGACCTGTCTACTTCCCCAGTTGACCAGCCCTAGACTTGCAGTGAGGAAAAGAACCATTATCGCTCTTGGCCATCTGGTTATGAGCTGTGGAAATATAGTTTTTGTAGATCTTATTGAACATCTGTTGTCAGAGTTGTCCAAAAATGATTCTATGTCAACAACAAGAACCTACATACAATGTATTGCTGCTATTAGTAGGCAAGCTGGTCATAGAATAG GTGAATACCTTGAGAAGATAATTCCTTTGGTGGTAAAATTTTGCAATGTAGATGATGATGAATTAAGAGAGTATTGTATTCAAGCCTTTGAATCATTTGTAAGAAG atgTCCTAAGGAAGTATATCCTCATGTTTCTACcattataaatatttgtcttaAATATCTTACCTATGATCCAAATTATAattatgatgatgaagatgaagatgaaaatGCAATGGatgctgatggtggtgatgatgatgatcaag GGAGTGATGATGAatacagtgatgatgatgacatgAGTTGGAAAGTGAGACGTGCAGCTGCGAAGTGCTTGGATGCTGTAGTTAGCACAAGGCATGAAATGCTTCCAGAATTCTACAAGACCGTCTCTCCTGCACTAATATCCAGATTTAAAGAGCGTGAAGAGAATGTAAAGGCAGATGTTTTTCACGCATACCTTTCTCTTTTGAAGCAAACTCGTCCTGTGCAAAGTTGGCTATGTGACCCCGATGCAATGGAACAGGGAGAAACACCTTTAACAATGCTTCAGAGTCAG GTTCCCAACATTGTTAAAGCTCTTCACaaacagatgaaagaaaaaagtgtgaAGACCCGACAGTGTTGTTTTAACATGTTAACTGAGCTGGTAAATGTATTACCTGGGGCCCTAACGCAACACATTCCTGTACTTGTACCAG GAATCATTTTCTCACTGAATGATAAATCAAGCTCATCGAATTTGAAGATTGATGCTTTGTCATGTCTATACGTAATCCTCTGTAACCATTCTCCTCAAGTCTTCCATCCTCACGTTCAGGCTTTGGTTCCTCCAGTGGTGGCTTGTGTTGGAGACCCATTTTACAAAATTACATCTGAAGCACTTCTTGTTACTCAACAGCTTGTCAAAGTAATTCGTCCTTTAGATCAGCCTTCCTCGTTTGATGCAACTCCTTATATCAAAGATCTATTTACCTGTACCATTAAGAGATTAAAAGCAGCTGACATTGATCAGGAAGTCAAGGAAAGGGCTATTTCCTGTATGGGACAAATTATTTGCAACCTTGGAGACAATTTGGGTTCTGACTTGCCTAATACACTTCAGATTTTCTTGGAGAGACTAAAGAATGAAATTACCAGGTTAACTACAGTAAAGGCATTGACACTGATTGCTGGGTCACCTTTGAAGATAGATTTGAGGCCTGTTCTGGGAGAAGGGGTTCCTATCCTTGCTTCATTTCTTAGAAAAAACCAGAGAGCTTTGAAACTGGGTACTCTTTCTGCCCTTGATATTCTAATAAAAAACTATAGTGACAGCTTGACAGCTGCCATGATTGATGCAGTTCTAGATGAGCTCCCACCTCTTATCAGCGAAAGTGATATGCATGTTTCACAAATGGCCATCAGTTTTCTTACCACTTTGGCAAAAGTGTATCCCTCCTCCCTTTCAAAGATAAGTGGATCCATTCTCAATGAACTTATTGGACTTGTGAGATCACCCTTATTGCAGGGGGGCGCTCTTAGTGCCATGCTAGACTTTTTCCAAGCACTGGTTGTCACTGGAACAAATAATTTAGGATACATGGATTTGTTGCGCATGCTGACTGGTCCAGTTTACTCTCAGAGCACGGCTCTTACTCATAAGCAGTCTTATTATTCCATTGCCAAATGTGTAGCTGCCCTTACTCGAGCATGCCCTAAAGAGGGACCAGCTGTAGTAGGTCAGTTTATTCAAGATGTCAAGAACTCAAGGTCTACAGATTCCATTCGTCTCTTAGCTCTACTTTCTCTTGGAGAAGTTGGGCATCATATTGACTTAAGTGGACAGTTGGAACTAAAATCTGTAATACTAGAAGCTTTTTCATCTCCTAGTGAAGAAGTCAAATCAGCTGCATCCTATGCATTAGGCAGCATTAGTGTGGGCAACCTTCCTGAATATCTGCCATTTGTCCTGCAAGAAATAACCAGTCAACCCAAAAGGCAGTATCTTTTACTTCATTCCTTGAAGGAAATTATTAGCTCTGCATCAGTGGTGGGCCTTAAACCATATGTTGAAAACATCTGGGCCTTATTACTAAAGCACTGTGAGTGTGCAGAGGAAGGAACCAGAAATGTTGTTGCTGAATGTCTAGGAAAACTCACTCTAATTGATCCAGAAACTCTCCTTCCACGGCTTAAGGGGTACTTGATATCAG gCTCATCATATGCCCGAAGCTCAGTGGTTACGGCTGTGAAATTTACAATTTCTGACCATCCACAACCTATTGATCCACTGTTAAAGAACTGCATAG GTGATTTCCTAAAAACTTTGGAAGACCCAGATTTGAATGTGAGAAGAGTAGCCTTGGTCACATTTAATTCAGCAGCACATAACAAGCCATCATTAATAAGGGATCTATTGGATACTGTTCTTCCACATCTTTACAATGAAACAAAAGTTAGAAAGGAGCTTATAAGAGAG GTAGAAATGGGTCCATTTAAACATACAGTTGATGATGGTCTGGATATTAGAAAGGCAGCTTTTGAGTGTATGTACACACTTCTAGACAGTTGTCTTGATAGACTTGATATCTTTGAATTTCTAAATCATGTTGAAGATGGTTTGAAGGACCATTATGATATTAAG aTGCTGACATTTTTAATGTTGGTGAGACTGTCTACCCTTTGTCCAAGTGCAGTACTGCAGAGGTTGGACCGACTTGTTGAGCCATTACGTGCAACATGTACAACTAAG GTAAAGGCAAACTCAGTAAAACAGGAGTTTGAAAAACAAGATGAATTAAAGCGATCTGCCATGAGAGCAGTAGCAGCACTGCTAACCATTCCAGAAGCAGAGAAGAGTCCACTGATGAGTGAATTCCAGTCACAGATCAGTTCTAACCCTGAGCTGGCGGCTATCTTTGAAAGTATCCAGAAAGATTCATCATCTACTAACTTGGAATCAATGGACACTAGTTAG
- the CAND1 gene encoding cullin-associated NEDD8-dissociated protein 1 isoform X1 codes for MASASYHISNLLEKMTSSDKDFRFMATNDLMTELQKDSIKLDDDSERKVVKMILKLLEDKNGEVQNLAVKCLGPLVSKVKEYQVETIVDTLCTNMLSDKEQLRDISSIGLKTVIGELPPASSGSALAANVCKKITGRLTSAIAKQEDVSVQLEALDIMADMLSRQGGLLVNFHPSILTCLLPQLTSPRLAVRKRTIIALGHLVMSCGNIVFVDLIEHLLSELSKNDSMSTTRTYIQCIAAISRQAGHRIGEYLEKIIPLVVKFCNVDDDELREYCIQAFESFVRRCPKEVYPHVSTIINICLKYLTYDPNYNYDDEDEDENAMDADGGDDDDQGSDDEYSDDDDMSWKVRRAAAKCLDAVVSTRHEMLPEFYKTVSPALISRFKEREENVKADVFHAYLSLLKQTRPVQSWLCDPDAMEQGETPLTMLQSQVPNIVKALHKQMKEKSVKTRQCCFNMLTELVNVLPGALTQHIPVLVPGIIFSLNDKSSSSNLKIDALSCLYVILCNHSPQVFHPHVQALVPPVVACVGDPFYKITSEALLVTQQLVKVIRPLDQPSSFDATPYIKDLFTCTIKRLKAADIDQEVKERAISCMGQIICNLGDNLGSDLPNTLQIFLERLKNEITRLTTVKALTLIAGSPLKIDLRPVLGEGVPILASFLRKNQRALKLGTLSALDILIKNYSDSLTAAMIDAVLDELPPLISESDMHVSQMAISFLTTLAKVYPSSLSKISGSILNELIGLVRSPLLQGGALSAMLDFFQALVVTGTNNLGYMDLLRMLTGPVYSQSTALTHKQSYYSIAKCVAALTRACPKEGPAVVGQFIQDVKNSRSTDSIRLLALLSLGEVGHHIDLSGQLELKSVILEAFSSPSEEVKSAASYALGSISVGNLPEYLPFVLQEITSQPKRQYLLLHSLKEIISSASVVGLKPYVENIWALLLKHCECAEEGTRNVVAECLGKLTLIDPETLLPRLKGYLISGSSYARSSVVTAVKFTISDHPQPIDPLLKNCIGDFLKTLEDPDLNVRRVALVTFNSAAHNKPSLIRDLLDTVLPHLYNETKVRKELIREVEMGPFKHTVDDGLDIRKAAFECMYTLLDSCLDRLDIFEFLNHVEDGLKDHYDIKMLTFLMLVRLSTLCPSAVLQRLDRLVEPLRATCTTKVKANSVKQEFEKQDELKRSAMRAVAALLTIPEAEKSPLMSEFQSQISSNPELAAIFESIQKDSSSTNLESMDTS; via the exons gTTTATGGCTACAAATGATTTGATGACGGAACTGCAGAAAGATTCCATCAAGTTGGATGATGATAGTGAAAGGAAAGTAGTGAAAATGATTTTGAAGTTACTGGAAGATAAAAATGGAGAGGTACAGAATTTAGCTGTCAAATG TCTTGGCCCTTTAGTGAGTAAAGTGAAAGAATACCAAGTAGAGACAATTGTAGATACCCTCTGCACTAACATGCTTTCTGATAAAGAACAACTTCGAGACATTTCAAGTATTGGTCTTAAAACAGTAATTGGAGAACTTCCTCCAGCTTCCAGTG GCTCTGCATTAGCTGCTAATGTATGTAAAAAGATTACTGGACGTCTTACCAGTGCAATAGCAAAACAGGAAGATGTTTCTGTTCAGCTAGAAGCCTTGGATATTATGGCTGATATGTTGAGCAG gcaaGGAGGACTTCTTGTTAATTTCCATCCTTCAATTCTGACCTGTCTACTTCCCCAGTTGACCAGCCCTAGACTTGCAGTGAGGAAAAGAACCATTATCGCTCTTGGCCATCTGGTTATGAGCTGTGGAAATATAGTTTTTGTAGATCTTATTGAACATCTGTTGTCAGAGTTGTCCAAAAATGATTCTATGTCAACAACAAGAACCTACATACAATGTATTGCTGCTATTAGTAGGCAAGCTGGTCATAGAATAG GTGAATACCTTGAGAAGATAATTCCTTTGGTGGTAAAATTTTGCAATGTAGATGATGATGAATTAAGAGAGTATTGTATTCAAGCCTTTGAATCATTTGTAAGAAG atgTCCTAAGGAAGTATATCCTCATGTTTCTACcattataaatatttgtcttaAATATCTTACCTATGATCCAAATTATAattatgatgatgaagatgaagatgaaaatGCAATGGatgctgatggtggtgatgatgatgatcaag GGAGTGATGATGAatacagtgatgatgatgacatgAGTTGGAAAGTGAGACGTGCAGCTGCGAAGTGCTTGGATGCTGTAGTTAGCACAAGGCATGAAATGCTTCCAGAATTCTACAAGACCGTCTCTCCTGCACTAATATCCAGATTTAAAGAGCGTGAAGAGAATGTAAAGGCAGATGTTTTTCACGCATACCTTTCTCTTTTGAAGCAAACTCGTCCTGTGCAAAGTTGGCTATGTGACCCCGATGCAATGGAACAGGGAGAAACACCTTTAACAATGCTTCAGAGTCAG GTTCCCAACATTGTTAAAGCTCTTCACaaacagatgaaagaaaaaagtgtgaAGACCCGACAGTGTTGTTTTAACATGTTAACTGAGCTGGTAAATGTATTACCTGGGGCCCTAACGCAACACATTCCTGTACTTGTACCAG GAATCATTTTCTCACTGAATGATAAATCAAGCTCATCGAATTTGAAGATTGATGCTTTGTCATGTCTATACGTAATCCTCTGTAACCATTCTCCTCAAGTCTTCCATCCTCACGTTCAGGCTTTGGTTCCTCCAGTGGTGGCTTGTGTTGGAGACCCATTTTACAAAATTACATCTGAAGCACTTCTTGTTACTCAACAGCTTGTCAAAGTAATTCGTCCTTTAGATCAGCCTTCCTCGTTTGATGCAACTCCTTATATCAAAGATCTATTTACCTGTACCATTAAGAGATTAAAAGCAGCTGACATTGATCAGGAAGTCAAGGAAAGGGCTATTTCCTGTATGGGACAAATTATTTGCAACCTTGGAGACAATTTGGGTTCTGACTTGCCTAATACACTTCAGATTTTCTTGGAGAGACTAAAGAATGAAATTACCAGGTTAACTACAGTAAAGGCATTGACACTGATTGCTGGGTCACCTTTGAAGATAGATTTGAGGCCTGTTCTGGGAGAAGGGGTTCCTATCCTTGCTTCATTTCTTAGAAAAAACCAGAGAGCTTTGAAACTGGGTACTCTTTCTGCCCTTGATATTCTAATAAAAAACTATAGTGACAGCTTGACAGCTGCCATGATTGATGCAGTTCTAGATGAGCTCCCACCTCTTATCAGCGAAAGTGATATGCATGTTTCACAAATGGCCATCAGTTTTCTTACCACTTTGGCAAAAGTGTATCCCTCCTCCCTTTCAAAGATAAGTGGATCCATTCTCAATGAACTTATTGGACTTGTGAGATCACCCTTATTGCAGGGGGGCGCTCTTAGTGCCATGCTAGACTTTTTCCAAGCACTGGTTGTCACTGGAACAAATAATTTAGGATACATGGATTTGTTGCGCATGCTGACTGGTCCAGTTTACTCTCAGAGCACGGCTCTTACTCATAAGCAGTCTTATTATTCCATTGCCAAATGTGTAGCTGCCCTTACTCGAGCATGCCCTAAAGAGGGACCAGCTGTAGTAGGTCAGTTTATTCAAGATGTCAAGAACTCAAGGTCTACAGATTCCATTCGTCTCTTAGCTCTACTTTCTCTTGGAGAAGTTGGGCATCATATTGACTTAAGTGGACAGTTGGAACTAAAATCTGTAATACTAGAAGCTTTTTCATCTCCTAGTGAAGAAGTCAAATCAGCTGCATCCTATGCATTAGGCAGCATTAGTGTGGGCAACCTTCCTGAATATCTGCCATTTGTCCTGCAAGAAATAACCAGTCAACCCAAAAGGCAGTATCTTTTACTTCATTCCTTGAAGGAAATTATTAGCTCTGCATCAGTGGTGGGCCTTAAACCATATGTTGAAAACATCTGGGCCTTATTACTAAAGCACTGTGAGTGTGCAGAGGAAGGAACCAGAAATGTTGTTGCTGAATGTCTAGGAAAACTCACTCTAATTGATCCAGAAACTCTCCTTCCACGGCTTAAGGGGTACTTGATATCAG gCTCATCATATGCCCGAAGCTCAGTGGTTACGGCTGTGAAATTTACAATTTCTGACCATCCACAACCTATTGATCCACTGTTAAAGAACTGCATAG GTGATTTCCTAAAAACTTTGGAAGACCCAGATTTGAATGTGAGAAGAGTAGCCTTGGTCACATTTAATTCAGCAGCACATAACAAGCCATCATTAATAAGGGATCTATTGGATACTGTTCTTCCACATCTTTACAATGAAACAAAAGTTAGAAAGGAGCTTATAAGAGAG GTAGAAATGGGTCCATTTAAACATACAGTTGATGATGGTCTGGATATTAGAAAGGCAGCTTTTGAGTGTATGTACACACTTCTAGACAGTTGTCTTGATAGACTTGATATCTTTGAATTTCTAAATCATGTTGAAGATGGTTTGAAGGACCATTATGATATTAAG aTGCTGACATTTTTAATGTTGGTGAGACTGTCTACCCTTTGTCCAAGTGCAGTACTGCAGAGGTTGGACCGACTTGTTGAGCCATTACGTGCAACATGTACAACTAAG GTAAAGGCAAACTCAGTAAAACAGGAGTTTGAAAAACAAGATGAATTAAAGCGATCTGCCATGAGAGCAGTAGCAGCACTGCTAACCATTCCAGAAGCAGAGAAGAGTCCACTGATGAGTGAATTCCAGTCACAGATCAGTTCTAACCCTGAGCTGGCGGCTATCTTTGAAAGTATCCAGAAAGATTCATCATCTACTAACTTGGAATCAATGGACACTAGTTAG